From Spirosoma aerolatum, one genomic window encodes:
- a CDS encoding RNA polymerase sigma factor, translated as MKSSLSDEEMIRAHLLTKSDHCFETLYNRYVGKVYQQCLQMTKHSEQAEDFTHDIFLKAFTKLNAFQERSSFSTWLYSIAFNYCADQMRLSKRMNVTSITEGHEQSMADSKDNHVQEETLQLVKQALATLTTDEQTILRMKYEDGRTIDEIAQVYKIKPSAVKMRLKRSRERIYRYCQQPFIG; from the coding sequence ATGAAAAGCTCTTTATCTGATGAAGAAATGATTCGGGCCCACCTCCTTACTAAATCCGACCATTGTTTTGAAACCTTATATAACCGTTATGTTGGCAAAGTCTATCAGCAATGCCTTCAAATGACCAAACACTCTGAGCAAGCCGAAGATTTTACTCACGATATCTTCCTGAAAGCCTTTACCAAACTCAACGCATTTCAGGAACGATCCAGCTTCTCTACCTGGCTCTATTCCATTGCCTTCAACTACTGTGCCGACCAGATGCGCCTGTCAAAGCGGATGAATGTTACATCCATTACCGAAGGCCATGAACAATCTATGGCCGACTCGAAAGACAACCACGTACAGGAAGAGACACTCCAATTAGTAAAGCAGGCCCTGGCAACCCTTACGACGGATGAACAGACGATTCTTCGCATGAAGTACGAAGACGGCCGAACAATTGATGAAATTGCCCAAGTCTACAAAATAAAGCCCAGTGCGGTTAAGATGCGGCTAAAACGTAGCCGGGAGCGAATTTACCGTTACTGCCAGCAACCATTTATAGGCTAA
- a CDS encoding Dph6-related ATP pyrophosphatase, with amino-acid sequence MKRQRAIMNWSGGKDSALALFHSLRSGAWTIEGLLTSVNEQYGRVSMHGVRIGLLALQAERLGLPLHRLQLPGDVSMEEYNTRMYNVLQPLQRLGTTHAIFGDIFLEDLRSYREAQLAKVNLKGAFPLWKRNSTDLVREFVDLGFKAVLVCINEAYLPVEFLGRELNMDLLNDLPNYVDPCGENGEYHSFVYDGPIFSEPVAFRKGDVVRRTYLPSAGTDQTWDSGFWYQDLLLEDL; translated from the coding sequence ATGAAACGACAGCGGGCGATTATGAATTGGAGCGGAGGCAAAGATTCGGCATTGGCGCTGTTTCATAGTCTCCGTTCTGGAGCATGGACTATTGAAGGATTGCTCACCTCCGTGAATGAGCAGTATGGCCGGGTAAGTATGCATGGGGTTCGGATCGGACTCCTTGCCTTACAGGCCGAGCGCCTGGGGCTACCCCTCCATAGGCTACAATTGCCTGGAGATGTTTCGATGGAAGAATACAATACCCGGATGTATAACGTGCTGCAGCCGTTGCAACGGCTGGGCACTACGCATGCCATTTTTGGGGATATTTTTCTGGAAGACTTACGCAGCTACCGAGAAGCCCAACTGGCAAAGGTTAATCTAAAAGGCGCATTTCCGCTCTGGAAACGTAACTCAACCGATTTGGTCCGTGAGTTTGTCGATCTGGGATTCAAGGCTGTATTAGTTTGCATCAATGAAGCCTATCTGCCAGTCGAGTTTCTGGGACGGGAACTGAATATGGACTTGCTGAACGACCTGCCCAACTACGTTGATCCTTGTGGAGAGAATGGGGAATATCATTCGTTTGTGTATGATGGGCCCATTTTCTCAGAACCTGTTGCGTTTCGAAAAGGCGATGTTGTCCGACGAACGTATTTGCCTTCAGCTGGTACCGATCAAACCTGGGATAGCGGCTTTTGGTATCAGGATCTTTTATTGGAGGACCTGTGA
- a CDS encoding YncE family protein — translation MKKQWIKSMVVGLVALSVWNCKTSDPEPTPYESGVFILNAGNFSSNNGSVSFLSRTSQTVATNIFQTANPSLVLSGGVQGYTEVNGKGLILVDNNTAGQDKVEIVDYATFKSLATLKTPDIENPRQVIQVGPNKAYISCWDVSGDFSAGTFYKDPGYIAVVDLNTRTVTKKIAAIKGVENMVVVGTEVFVGSNAYSGNKTLMVIDLTTDSVKERIDFGSAPEPIAVDANNKLWLRAGNALVRVNPSTRGTEQRLTFSEAPGSVVISTDKQAFYYTLGGKTYQISINATSATGTVVIPRSFSTLGVDPQTKRIYGTQNPLLYTQAGYVIRYESSGALVDSVKAEIAPSGFYFR, via the coding sequence ATGAAAAAGCAATGGATCAAGTCAATGGTAGTTGGGCTGGTGGCCCTGAGTGTCTGGAACTGTAAGACCTCAGATCCTGAACCAACTCCCTATGAATCAGGTGTGTTTATTCTCAACGCGGGTAATTTTTCCAGCAACAATGGGAGTGTTTCGTTTTTATCACGCACTAGTCAGACCGTTGCCACCAATATTTTTCAGACCGCCAACCCATCACTGGTGTTGAGTGGCGGAGTACAAGGCTATACCGAAGTAAATGGGAAAGGATTGATTCTGGTCGATAACAATACAGCCGGGCAGGATAAAGTTGAGATTGTCGACTATGCTACATTTAAATCACTGGCTACCCTAAAAACACCAGACATTGAAAATCCCCGGCAGGTTATTCAGGTTGGGCCTAATAAAGCCTATATAAGTTGCTGGGACGTTTCCGGTGATTTTAGCGCAGGTACCTTTTATAAAGATCCGGGGTATATCGCCGTAGTCGATCTGAACACCCGTACCGTTACCAAGAAAATAGCGGCTATAAAAGGGGTAGAAAATATGGTGGTTGTCGGAACGGAAGTCTTTGTGGGCAGTAATGCATACAGTGGGAATAAAACTCTTATGGTGATTGATCTGACTACTGATTCAGTAAAAGAGCGGATTGATTTTGGATCAGCGCCCGAGCCTATAGCCGTTGACGCGAATAATAAACTATGGCTTCGGGCGGGTAATGCGCTGGTTCGGGTGAATCCGTCAACGCGGGGTACGGAACAGCGACTAACGTTTTCCGAAGCTCCCGGCTCTGTAGTGATCAGCACGGATAAACAGGCTTTTTACTATACGTTGGGTGGCAAAACCTACCAGATTTCGATTAATGCTACCAGTGCTACAGGTACGGTGGTCATTCCCCGTTCGTTCAGCACATTAGGCGTTGATCCCCAAACCAAACGCATTTATGGTACGCAGAATCCGCTTCTTTATACACAGGCTGGGTATGTGATTCGATACGAATCGTCCGGTGCATTGGTTGATTCGGTAAAAGCGGAAATTGCTCCTTCTGGATTTTATTTCCGATGA
- a CDS encoding TonB-dependent receptor plug domain-containing protein yields MKTQALRCWVLGWFVGFVAGQPAAAQSDSVTTSRLSNAVSLSAVTVRAIAPERFLAGQKLQRIDSTTLLQFRFASLTDALAFNTPLAFKNYGPGQLATVSFRGTSANHTAVLWNGININQPNLGQTDFSTLPVAGFDRLAVQYGSSSSAVGSDAVGGSILLGNTPSWQPGIRLTVGQQLASFRNSQTQLGAQYALPLGASWKLSGKSLVYRSQLNNEYPYTERQHYFLEPSTTGQRGLIQDLAFLHRSGRQLSINAWFTDNDLIQSPQDTLARERTRTQSARLLATYEANRTTIRVGWIRDILDYAKGNLNEPSHTQTDRFITRIEREFALKSTIRYQLTLRTGAEWSHYGTRTDGYGGQLIEEDRADLYALFRFQTTRWLLSANVRQAFVTRFNPPITPSVGAEYQLVQQKRFTLTAKGAVSRSYRVPTLNERYWVDLGNPNLLPENGLNLETGLTTAGALSDHLNLTAELSAYRNRVDNWTYWNPATNYHVENLQLVVARGLELTTGLTYTQASWKAGIRLGYAFTRSSQERAYDAYSQDVIGKQLVYVPLHSGTLNAHLQQGRSRLSLQMQANSRRYTTFDNSQFFKGTMLVNVILEHSINWQFMPVRIQGQVNNVFDTLVLGVKRNAMPGRNWAINLIINFPSNTQ; encoded by the coding sequence TTGAAAACGCAAGCCCTTCGCTGCTGGGTATTGGGGTGGTTTGTCGGCTTTGTAGCCGGGCAACCAGCCGCTGCACAATCCGATTCGGTCACAACGAGTCGATTATCGAATGCGGTATCGCTGTCGGCGGTGACCGTACGGGCTATTGCGCCTGAGCGGTTCCTGGCTGGGCAGAAGCTCCAGCGTATCGATTCCACGACCTTGCTTCAATTCCGGTTTGCATCGCTTACGGATGCGTTGGCGTTTAATACACCATTGGCGTTCAAAAATTATGGACCGGGTCAATTGGCAACGGTATCGTTTCGGGGTACATCGGCTAATCATACGGCGGTACTCTGGAATGGCATCAATATCAATCAGCCCAATCTGGGGCAAACGGATTTTTCGACACTGCCCGTTGCAGGATTTGACCGATTAGCTGTACAATATGGCTCGTCGTCCAGCGCCGTTGGGTCCGACGCGGTGGGTGGGAGTATTTTGCTGGGGAATACGCCCAGTTGGCAGCCGGGTATTCGTCTGACAGTCGGCCAGCAACTCGCCAGCTTTCGGAACAGCCAGACGCAACTTGGCGCACAGTATGCATTGCCTTTGGGGGCAAGCTGGAAACTATCGGGTAAGTCGCTGGTTTATCGGTCTCAACTTAATAACGAGTATCCATATACTGAACGCCAGCACTACTTTCTGGAACCATCCACAACGGGGCAGCGGGGCCTTATTCAAGACCTGGCTTTTCTGCATAGAAGTGGTCGGCAGTTATCCATTAATGCGTGGTTCACTGATAATGATTTGATCCAGTCGCCACAGGATACCCTGGCCCGTGAACGCACCCGCACACAATCGGCCCGACTGCTGGCAACGTACGAAGCCAACCGAACAACCATTCGAGTTGGCTGGATTCGCGATATACTGGATTATGCAAAAGGCAACCTAAACGAGCCCAGCCATACGCAGACCGACCGATTCATTACCCGGATTGAACGAGAATTTGCCCTAAAATCGACGATACGCTATCAATTAACCCTTCGAACCGGGGCCGAATGGTCGCATTACGGGACCCGGACAGATGGTTATGGCGGCCAGTTGATTGAGGAAGATCGGGCCGATCTATATGCTCTGTTTCGTTTTCAGACCACCCGCTGGCTGCTATCGGCCAATGTTCGGCAGGCGTTTGTAACACGCTTCAATCCGCCCATTACACCATCAGTGGGGGCCGAATACCAGCTTGTACAGCAGAAACGCTTTACACTGACGGCCAAAGGAGCTGTAAGCAGGAGCTATCGTGTGCCAACGCTAAATGAACGGTACTGGGTGGACTTAGGCAATCCAAACCTCTTGCCCGAAAACGGCTTGAATCTGGAAACCGGACTGACAACCGCAGGGGCTTTATCGGATCACCTCAACCTGACTGCCGAGTTGAGCGCTTATCGAAACCGGGTCGATAACTGGACTTACTGGAATCCTGCGACGAACTATCATGTCGAAAATCTACAACTGGTCGTTGCACGCGGCCTTGAATTGACTACGGGCCTGACCTATACACAGGCAAGCTGGAAAGCGGGAATACGGCTGGGGTACGCGTTTACGCGCTCATCGCAGGAGCGGGCATATGATGCCTATTCGCAGGATGTGATTGGCAAGCAATTGGTGTATGTACCCCTGCATTCGGGTACTCTGAATGCGCATCTGCAACAGGGACGGAGCCGCCTTAGTCTGCAAATGCAGGCTAATTCGCGTCGGTATACCACGTTCGATAATAGCCAGTTTTTTAAAGGGACGATGCTGGTTAACGTAATTTTGGAACATTCCATCAACTGGCAGTTTATGCCGGTTCGGATACAGGGCCAGGTGAATAATGTATTCGATACGCTTGTGCTGGGCGTAAAACGGAATGCCATGCCAGGCCGAAATTGGGCAATCAATCTGATTATTAATTTTCCTTCTAATACACAATGA
- a CDS encoding M16 family metallopeptidase has translation MRNLSFVFLAILVAGTSWAQTFKVPPYQKFKLKNGLTVYLMEQHEVPLINVSAVFDAGAVQDGNRYGLSNMTAEALLFGSSKYTKAQLEEKAEYVGANIDTYAGKEVAKLSASFAVKDQDLLFDILQDVITKPTFDQAEFDKYKQRQLLQLTQQKESPRGVINSYFNRFVYEGHPYANPITGTPTAVSVISATDARQFYLKNYTTDRAAIAVVGDFDTPAMKKRITDLFGSWKTAAATSPRLTEPTVAFDKSRVLLVNKDDARETTFLIGGKGVTQNNPDFIPVTVVNTILGGRFTSWLNDALRVNSGLTYGAGSRFATFRNSGTFAISTFTKVSTTTQAIDMALMVLDSLHKTGIDEKTLSSAKNYVKADFPPRYESASELANLLTDMFSLGFDESFINNFQKNVDGLTVAKTRQIIDQYFPKTNLQFVLVGKADIIRDKVKKYGAVTEKEIKADGF, from the coding sequence ATGAGAAATTTATCGTTTGTATTTCTTGCCATACTGGTAGCAGGTACGTCGTGGGCACAGACGTTCAAGGTGCCGCCTTACCAGAAATTCAAGCTCAAAAATGGGCTGACTGTGTACCTGATGGAGCAGCATGAAGTTCCGTTGATCAATGTATCGGCGGTGTTCGATGCGGGCGCCGTGCAGGACGGTAATCGATATGGGTTATCGAATATGACGGCCGAAGCGCTCCTGTTCGGTAGTTCCAAATACACCAAAGCTCAACTGGAAGAAAAAGCCGAGTATGTAGGGGCCAATATTGATACCTATGCCGGGAAAGAGGTGGCTAAGTTGTCGGCATCGTTCGCCGTAAAAGATCAGGATTTGCTGTTCGATATCCTTCAGGATGTGATTACCAAACCAACCTTCGATCAGGCGGAGTTCGACAAGTACAAACAGCGTCAACTGCTTCAACTGACGCAACAGAAAGAAAGTCCACGCGGGGTTATCAATTCCTATTTCAACCGATTTGTGTACGAAGGGCATCCGTATGCGAACCCGATTACCGGAACGCCAACGGCAGTTTCGGTAATCTCAGCAACCGATGCCCGGCAGTTTTATCTGAAAAACTACACCACCGACCGAGCGGCTATTGCTGTGGTGGGCGATTTCGACACGCCTGCTATGAAAAAGCGTATCACCGATTTGTTCGGTAGCTGGAAAACGGCTGCGGCTACATCACCCAGGCTAACTGAACCGACGGTTGCTTTTGATAAAAGCCGGGTGTTGCTGGTCAATAAGGACGATGCCCGCGAAACTACATTTTTGATTGGCGGCAAAGGAGTTACCCAAAATAACCCCGATTTTATTCCGGTTACGGTGGTGAATACCATTCTGGGTGGGCGGTTTACCTCCTGGCTCAACGATGCCCTTCGGGTTAATTCGGGGCTTACCTATGGAGCTGGCAGTCGATTTGCGACCTTTCGGAACAGTGGCACCTTTGCCATTTCGACCTTTACCAAGGTAAGTACCACTACACAGGCTATCGATATGGCTCTGATGGTGCTGGATAGCCTACACAAGACGGGGATTGACGAAAAAACGCTTTCGTCCGCTAAAAACTACGTCAAAGCTGACTTTCCTCCCCGGTACGAATCGGCATCTGAGCTGGCCAATCTGCTGACGGATATGTTCAGTCTGGGCTTCGACGAATCGTTTATTAACAACTTCCAGAAGAATGTGGATGGACTGACCGTGGCCAAAACCCGTCAGATTATCGATCAATATTTTCCAAAAACTAACCTTCAGTTTGTGTTGGTTGGCAAAGCCGACATCATCCGCGATAAGGTGAAAAAGTACGGAGCCGTTACCGAAAAAGAAATCAAAGCCGACGGTTTTTAA
- a CDS encoding M16 family metallopeptidase, giving the protein MNKRTGLLAGLILSTSVVLAQNKPKPEDVQTFTLKNGMKFMVLEDHSIPNANFYTFWRVGSRNEVHGITGLSHFFEHMMFNGAKKYGPKQFDRVMEANGGSNNAYTTENTTVYTDWFQSGALETIFDLESDRIRDLAIDPKMVESERGVVLSERSTGLENSNYRVISELVQSVAFVEHPYMFPVIGFESDIKKWTQADLEKYFKTYYSPNNAVAVVVGDVTAAQVKKLAEQYIEPIPAQKLPDSLRTVEPPQNGERRATTYKDIATPNILLAYHTPATRHPDYYALDLLSGVLSSGNSSRLVKSLVLDSTIASRVFSNMDQSFDPSLFSIYAIAASGISAEQLERSVLHQIDKVVNEGITDVELQKLKNQKLMEFYHTMESINGKANSLGTYELYFGDYKKLYEAPSLYEKVTKEDVQRVAKTYLTARNRTVGYLLPEPKTNPSKNN; this is encoded by the coding sequence ATGAACAAACGAACCGGGCTGTTGGCTGGCCTGATACTGTCGACTAGTGTCGTGCTGGCCCAGAATAAGCCCAAACCGGAGGACGTTCAGACGTTCACGCTTAAAAACGGCATGAAATTCATGGTCCTGGAAGACCATTCGATTCCCAATGCCAACTTCTACACCTTCTGGCGAGTGGGTTCCCGTAATGAAGTGCATGGTATCACGGGCCTGTCGCATTTCTTTGAACACATGATGTTCAACGGGGCAAAAAAATACGGTCCTAAGCAGTTCGACCGGGTTATGGAAGCCAATGGCGGCTCCAACAATGCCTATACCACCGAAAATACGACCGTGTATACCGACTGGTTTCAGAGTGGTGCCCTCGAAACGATTTTTGATCTGGAATCGGATCGGATTCGGGATTTAGCCATCGACCCGAAGATGGTGGAGAGCGAGCGAGGAGTTGTACTGTCGGAGCGGAGTACGGGGTTAGAGAATAGTAACTATCGGGTTATCAGTGAGCTGGTGCAGTCGGTAGCGTTTGTGGAGCATCCGTATATGTTTCCTGTCATTGGCTTCGAGTCGGATATAAAAAAATGGACGCAGGCTGATCTGGAAAAGTATTTTAAAACATACTATTCGCCCAACAATGCAGTGGCCGTGGTGGTGGGCGATGTGACAGCAGCTCAGGTGAAAAAGCTGGCCGAGCAATACATTGAGCCGATTCCGGCCCAAAAGTTGCCGGATAGCCTTCGGACAGTGGAGCCACCTCAGAACGGAGAACGTCGGGCTACAACCTACAAAGACATTGCTACCCCCAATATTCTGCTAGCCTACCATACGCCGGCTACCCGTCATCCTGATTATTACGCGCTCGATCTGCTCAGCGGGGTACTCAGTTCAGGAAATTCGTCCCGGCTGGTGAAGTCGCTTGTCCTCGATTCAACCATTGCGTCGCGGGTGTTTTCCAATATGGATCAATCGTTCGACCCAAGTCTGTTTTCGATCTATGCAATTGCTGCCAGCGGTATTTCGGCCGAACAACTGGAGCGGTCGGTATTGCATCAGATCGATAAGGTCGTCAATGAAGGGATTACGGATGTAGAATTGCAAAAGCTCAAGAACCAGAAGCTGATGGAGTTTTATCATACGATGGAAAGCATTAACGGAAAGGCCAATTCGCTGGGAACCTACGAGTTGTATTTCGGGGATTACAAGAAATTATACGAAGCCCCCTCACTGTACGAGAAAGTAACGAAAGAAGATGTCCAGCGTGTTGCCAAAACCTATCTCACCGCCCGGAATCGAACGGTAGGCTATTTACTACCTGAGCCCAAAACGAATCCGTCGAAAAACAATTAA
- a CDS encoding PadR family transcriptional regulator, which produces MEPVSSEFLRGTLKTIVLKLLSEKDKMYGYQITQAVKERTKGELTLTFGALYPVLHKLEQEGLLITESIEVEGRLRKYYSLTDSGNEVALQKISEFERFVDYMQQLFQTPPSIAYGH; this is translated from the coding sequence ATGGAACCCGTCAGTAGTGAATTTCTACGAGGAACATTAAAGACTATTGTACTAAAACTCCTTTCCGAAAAGGATAAGATGTACGGCTATCAGATCACACAGGCCGTAAAAGAGCGTACCAAAGGGGAACTTACCCTAACATTTGGTGCGCTGTACCCCGTATTGCACAAACTGGAGCAGGAAGGGCTGTTGATAACTGAATCCATAGAAGTGGAAGGGCGGCTGCGGAAGTATTATTCGCTGACCGACAGTGGCAATGAGGTAGCCCTTCAGAAAATATCTGAGTTTGAACGTTTCGTCGACTATATGCAGCAACTATTTCAAACCCCTCCATCAATAGCCTATGGCCATTGA
- a CDS encoding SDR family oxidoreductase, with protein sequence MTQPIWSLKGQRALVTGGTKGIGEAIVRQFLDLGASVFIVARNPDLLQQQLIGYRQQGYTVDGLAIDVSQPDTASQVIEKVHASWGGLDILVNNAGTNIRKPTAEYSPAEYDHILNTNLRSAYELTQAAYPLLKASGNGKVVFISSVSGLAHTSSGSLYGMSKAALLQLTRNLAVEWAPDGIRVNAVAPWYIKTPLATPVLTNPEKLNGILKRTPMSRIGEPEEVASVVSFLSMPASGYVTGQTISVDGGLMAWAY encoded by the coding sequence ATGACTCAACCTATTTGGTCGCTCAAAGGCCAGCGTGCGCTCGTAACAGGTGGCACTAAAGGGATTGGCGAAGCAATCGTCCGGCAGTTTCTCGACTTGGGCGCTTCGGTTTTCATCGTGGCCCGTAATCCTGACTTACTCCAGCAACAACTAATCGGGTATCGGCAACAAGGCTATACAGTAGATGGCCTGGCAATCGATGTCAGCCAGCCCGATACGGCTTCACAGGTTATCGAAAAAGTTCACGCTAGCTGGGGAGGCCTGGATATTCTGGTCAACAATGCCGGAACCAATATTCGCAAACCCACCGCCGAATACAGTCCAGCCGAGTACGACCATATCCTGAATACAAACCTTCGCTCAGCCTATGAACTTACGCAGGCAGCTTATCCGCTGCTGAAAGCGTCGGGCAATGGGAAAGTTGTTTTTATCTCGTCGGTATCGGGTCTGGCGCATACTAGTAGTGGTTCCCTGTATGGAATGAGCAAAGCGGCCCTTTTGCAACTAACTCGTAATCTGGCGGTCGAATGGGCACCGGATGGCATTCGGGTCAATGCGGTAGCGCCCTGGTATATCAAAACACCGTTAGCCACGCCCGTATTGACGAATCCCGAGAAACTGAACGGTATACTGAAACGAACACCGATGAGCCGAATTGGTGAACCAGAAGAAGTGGCATCGGTAGTTTCGTTTCTGAGTATGCCCGCATCGGGTTACGTAACGGGCCAAACTATATCAGTCGATGGTGGCTTGATGGCATGGGCGTATTAA